The following coding sequences are from one Saccharomyces cerevisiae S288C chromosome X, complete sequence window:
- the APL1 gene encoding Apl1p (Beta-adaptin; large subunit of the clathrin associated protein complex (AP-2); involved in vesicle mediated transport; similar to mammalian beta-chain of the clathrin associated protein complex) — translation MSDQKVFARYKANEIVTDLQHFGVKKFKSNITRRKNALRKIIANLVLGNYGEMSVLFSELLKFWQIEDDLEVKRICHEYIRVIGALKPQQAREALPFIMDDFKSRDEKLQIMALRTLVLVPVKELSDQAFDCIISLVNHKSPPEQVTRTAIYALLDLDEIDHERVLGLSSILHDIVKAQSSSPEVIVAALHTLYSIHEKNANMEPFRIPLELAFDMLELLPELNEWNKATVLEVLTTSVVPQHYLDTHEMIELALPYLQQVNTYVVLNSLKFIMYLLNYVDVIKETLAEKLSNSVIALLDKPPELQFLVLRNVILLLLSRESSLLRLDISYFFIEYNDPIYIKDTKLECLYLLANKETLPRILEELEQYATDIDIQMSRKSVRAIGNLAVKLDEDSVHDCVAVLLDLLEFGVDYVVQEIISVFRNILRKYPNNFKANVTELVKHTEVVQEPESKNAMIWIITQYSDVIPNYLELFRVFSSNMFSETLEVQFSILNSAIKFFIRSPTKETEELCMDLLKGCIDHENNPDLRDKTLMYWRLLSLTKTSRISNAITFESLKSVLDGELPLIEMNTKLDPTVLEELELNIGTIVSIYLKPVSHIFRLNKTKLLPQSPILNPNKDLLPVVGNSFPPTGANRDRQNSESQSSTKSRKTAMMDDYDKPAEKINQLKGKRKSSSNNPSKLSRKPSTLLRKLSMKRPFS, via the coding sequence ATGTCCGATCAAAAAGTTTTTGCCAGATATAAAGCAAATGAAATCGTCACAGATCTGCAACATTTTGGAgtaaaaaagtttaaatCGAATATaacaagaaggaaaaatgCTCTGAGAAAAATTATCGCCAATTTGGTTCTAGGAAACTATGGCGAAATGTCCGTTCTGTTTTCTGAgctcttgaaattttggcAAATTGAAGATGATCTAGAagtgaaaagaatttgCCATGAGTATATTAGGGTGATCGGCGCATTAAAACCTCAGCAGGCCAGAGAGGCTTTGCCATTTATAATGGACGATTTCAAAAGCAGAGATGAAAAGTTACAAATAATGGCACTAAGAACTCTGGTATTAGTCCCGGTGAAAGAGCTATCTGATCAGGCCTTCGACTGTATCATTTCATTGGTAAATCACAAGTCTCCACCTGAACAAGTGACGAGGACAGCAATTTACGCACTGTTGGATTTAGATGAAATTGATCATGAAAGGGTATTGGGGTTATCAAGCATTCTACATGACATTGTAAAAGCACAGTCGAGCTCTCCAGAAGTCATTGTAGCTGCATTACATACTTTATATTCCATTCACGAAAAAAACGCTAACATGGAACCCTTCAGGATTCCCTTGGAACTCGCTTTTGACATGCTAGAGCTTTTACCCGAATTAAATGAGTGGAATAAGGCTACTGTTTTGGAAGTTTTGACGACTTCGGTTGTGCCGCAGCATTATTTGGATACCCATGAAATGATCGAACTAGCTTTACCGTACCTGCAACAAGTAAACACATACGTAGTGTTGAACTCTTTAAAATTCATCATGTACTTGTTGAATTATGTTGACGTCATCAAAGAAACTCTAGCCGAAAAGCTATCTAACTCTGTAATAGCTTTGTTAGATAAGCCGCCTGAATTACAATTTTTAGTATTAAGAAACgttattcttcttttattgaGTAGGGAGTCATCTCTACTCAGGCTAGACATTtcgtattttttcatcgaGTACAATGACCCCATATACATCAAAGACACGAAATTAGAGTGTTTATATCTTTTAGCTAACAAGGAAACATTACCAAGAATTCTAGAAGAGTTGGAACAATATGCTACAGATATTGATATTCAAATGTCAAGGAAATCAGTCAGAGCCATTGGTAATCTGGCTGTTAAGCTAGATGAAGACTCTGTACACGATTGTGTCGCTGTTCTACTAGATTTGTTAGAATTCGGTGTTGATTATGTCGTCCAGGAGATTATTTCGGTTTTCAGAAATATTTTGAGGAAATATCCCAATAATTTTAAAGCAAACGTAACAGAACTAGTCAAACACACTGAAGTTGTACAGGAACCTGAATCAAAAAACGCTATGATCTGGATAATAACGCAATATTCGGATGTAATTCCAAACTACCTGGAGTTATTTAGAGTTTTTTCCTCAAACATGTTTAGTGAGACGCTAGAAGTGCAATTTTCCATTCTGAACTCAGCaataaaattcttcatcagaAGTCCTACAAAGGAAACTGAAGAACTTTGTATGGATTTATTAAAAGGATGCATCGATCACGAAAATAATCCTGACTTAAGAGATAAAACACTGATGTATTGGAGATTGCTGTCATTAACGAAAACGTCTCGTATATCAAACGCGATAACTTTTGAATCTTTAAAATCAGTACTGGACGGAGAGTTGCCACTAATAGAAATGAACACGAAATTAGATCCCACCGTTTTGGAGGAATTGGAGCTAAACATTGGTACAATAGTATCGATTTACTTAAAACCTGTTTCTCATATCTTTAGATTGAATAAAACCAAACTGCTACCACAAAGTCCTATTTTGAATCCAAACAAAGACCTCTTGCCAGTTGTAGGTAACTCATTTCCTCCAACTGGAGCTAATAGGGACCGTCAAAATTCAGAAAGCCAGTCCTCGACGAAGTCCAGAAAGACTGCTATGATGGATGATTATGATAAGCCcgctgaaaaaattaatcaGTTGAAAGGTAAGCGTAAATCTAGTTCAAACAACCCCTCAAAACTATCACGGAAACCCTCAACTTTATTAAGAAAACTCTCTATGAAACGGCCCTTTTCGTGA
- the LSO1 gene encoding Lso1p (Protein with a potential role in response to iron deprivation; transcription increases during iron deprivation and during treatment with 2-(6-benzyl-2-pyridyl)quinazoline (BPQ) and copper; regulated by Aft1p and, to a lesser extent, by Aft2p; originally identified as a syntenic homolog of an Ashbya gossypii gene; localizes to nucleus and cytoplasm, and nuclear localization is enhanced under iron-replete conditions): MHNTGKRYSETAKKVAAGRARKRRQAYEKDQLEKQQLEAQEAQRWEEGARTPNQKKLIMEQKKTEKLRAKKERDQLLAAEEEALGKGGRGKRY, from the coding sequence AATACTGGCAAGAGATACTCAGAAACTGCCAAAAAAGTGGCAGCAGGAAGAGCAAGAAAACGTAGGCAAGCTTACGAAAAGGACCAACTAGAGAAACAACAACTAGAAGCTCAAGAAGCTCAGAGGTGGGAAGAAGGTGCGAGAACCCCTAACCAGAAGAAGCTGATTatggaacaaaaaaagacagaGAAGCTAAGAgccaaaaaggaaagagaCCAATTACTAGCCGCCGAAGAGGAAGCTTTAGGTAAGGGAGGCAGGGGAAAAAGATACTGA